A region of Deltaproteobacteria bacterium DNA encodes the following proteins:
- a CDS encoding molybdenum cofactor guanylyltransferase — protein sequence MLNSECTGIILAGGENKRFAGTEKTFERVGKLAIFEHVFGIFKEMFDHILLITNHPEKFMAWDIVMAADLFDVRSSLTGLHTGLYYTATPYAFFTACDTPFIKREMIQTVLDAVEPDVDIVVPQTSLGYEPLCAVYSQRCLKPVQVQLENRQLQIQRLFKSMRTKKIPESTLRTIDPDLDSFFNVNTPEDLEKALRINEGRKRDEHASID from the coding sequence ATGTTGAATAGCGAATGCACCGGGATTATCCTGGCAGGCGGTGAAAACAAACGCTTCGCCGGTACGGAAAAAACCTTTGAGCGTGTGGGAAAACTGGCGATATTTGAACACGTCTTCGGCATTTTCAAGGAGATGTTCGACCATATCCTGCTAATCACCAACCACCCGGAAAAATTCATGGCCTGGGATATTGTCATGGCCGCCGACCTGTTTGACGTTCGCAGCTCCCTCACCGGCCTGCACACAGGGTTGTATTACACGGCCACACCCTATGCTTTTTTTACTGCCTGTGATACACCCTTTATAAAAAGGGAAATGATCCAGACCGTTCTCGATGCCGTAGAACCCGATGTGGATATTGTCGTACCGCAGACATCACTGGGATATGAACCGCTGTGTGCCGTTTACAGCCAAAGATGCCTGAAGCCGGTCCAGGTTCAGCTCGAAAACCGGCAACTGCAGATTCAGCGTCTTTTCAAAAGCATGCGTACCAAAAAAATCCCTGAATCGACGCTGAGGACGATTGACCCGGATCTGGATTCATTCTTTAACGTCAACACCCCTGAGGACCTTGAAAAAGCACTCCGAATAAATGAAGGACGTAAGCGCGATGAACATGCATCAATTGATTGA
- a CDS encoding molybdenum cofactor biosynthesis protein MoaE has translation MNMHQLIEKIKQHPDYHRAGMILAHNGVVRQTSRDGRPVAGLRVSVDHGKLERLIEQKKRTAGIIEILVEIFDEKDLGVGDDVMLLVVAGDIRETVIAVLSDTLNAIKTMVTQKTETFQE, from the coding sequence ATGAACATGCATCAATTGATTGAAAAGATCAAACAACACCCCGATTACCATCGGGCCGGTATGATTCTGGCGCACAATGGGGTGGTGCGTCAAACCTCCCGTGACGGTCGGCCGGTAGCCGGCCTGCGGGTATCCGTGGACCATGGCAAATTGGAACGCCTGATCGAGCAGAAAAAAAGGACGGCCGGCATCATTGAAATTTTGGTCGAAATTTTCGATGAAAAAGACCTTGGTGTGGGCGACGATGTGATGCTGCTGGTGGTGGCGGGCGATATCCGGGAAACGGTTATCGCCGTTTTGAGCGACACCCTGAATGCGATCAAAACCATGGTCACGCAAAAAACTGAAACCTTTCAGGAGTAA
- a CDS encoding cytochrome c family protein produces the protein MLKKGLLATAVLAFITVFTVGGLQAGTEVADTFMMKSDYPHKKGIVEFSHKKHNAEYGIACGECHHDADHKPLNDLKMGDHVKKCIECHKKPGEVPREVKKEWKAKKIKKKEKDRLSLEYHAEAVHENCRTCHKEYNKKTKTKDAPTTCSKCHPKQ, from the coding sequence ATGTTGAAAAAGGGCTTACTGGCAACAGCGGTTCTCGCTTTCATCACCGTGTTTACCGTCGGGGGACTCCAGGCCGGTACGGAGGTCGCCGACACCTTCATGATGAAAAGCGACTATCCACACAAGAAGGGCATTGTCGAATTCTCGCATAAAAAACACAACGCAGAGTACGGGATCGCTTGTGGGGAATGTCACCACGATGCCGACCACAAACCGCTCAACGATCTGAAAATGGGCGACCATGTTAAAAAATGCATCGAGTGCCATAAAAAGCCCGGTGAAGTCCCCAGGGAAGTGAAAAAGGAGTGGAAGGCCAAAAAGATCAAAAAGAAGGAAAAAGACCGCCTGTCCCTCGAGTATCACGCCGAGGCCGTGCACGAAAATTGCCGAACCTGTCACAAAGAGTACAACAAGAAGACCAAGACCAAAGACGCGCCCACCACGTGCTCCAAATGCCATCCTAAACAATAG
- a CDS encoding 50S ribosomal protein L11 methyltransferase, producing MNSTLFQGTDPHDMGTRVDELILGMVLDAWERLTPHELRKRVQKELPLKRGQFGSAIKRLIGKKALIYTYQFGNSFLEPSFDKPVRVAKFFILKPPVYDYRPLPGDIVITIRPGAAFGNGFHPTTRLCLKGLETVCAGLPACENDRGGAVLDIGTGSGVLMIAALKMGMDRGIGLDIDPCARVEARENVALNNLLGQAEISNRALDAIKEHFQLVVANLRLPTLKVYFEKMIGLMAPGGCMVLSGIKSNEIGLLQRISENYEVNMCWQGIERGWGALALVENGHEKDHGGRGCRPLPSG from the coding sequence ATGAACTCCACACTATTTCAGGGGACGGATCCGCATGACATGGGCACCCGGGTTGACGAGCTGATCCTCGGGATGGTGCTGGATGCCTGGGAACGCCTGACCCCGCATGAATTGAGAAAAAGGGTTCAAAAAGAGCTGCCCTTGAAACGCGGGCAGTTCGGATCGGCGATAAAGCGTCTCATAGGGAAGAAAGCGCTCATCTACACCTACCAGTTCGGCAACTCCTTTTTGGAGCCCTCCTTTGACAAACCCGTGCGTGTCGCTAAATTCTTCATACTTAAACCACCGGTGTACGACTATCGCCCCTTACCCGGCGACATCGTGATCACTATCAGGCCCGGTGCGGCGTTCGGCAATGGCTTTCATCCCACCACGCGGCTGTGCCTGAAAGGCCTTGAAACAGTTTGTGCCGGCCTGCCCGCATGCGAAAACGACCGAGGCGGTGCCGTTCTGGACATCGGCACCGGATCGGGGGTTCTGATGATTGCCGCCTTGAAGATGGGCATGGATAGAGGCATCGGCCTGGATATCGATCCCTGCGCGCGGGTGGAAGCCCGGGAAAATGTCGCCCTGAACAACCTCCTGGGGCAGGCCGAAATTTCCAATCGGGCGCTTGATGCCATCAAGGAACACTTCCAGCTGGTGGTCGCCAACCTGCGCCTGCCCACCCTGAAAGTCTATTTTGAAAAGATGATCGGTCTTATGGCGCCGGGTGGATGTATGGTTTTGTCGGGGATAAAATCGAATGAAATCGGTCTACTGCAACGTATTTCCGAAAATTATGAGGTCAACATGTGCTGGCAGGGCATCGAGCGGGGATGGGGAGCACTGGCACTGGTGGAAAATGGTCATGAGAAGGACCACGGAGGGAGGGGCTGCCGACCGCTACCATCTGGATAG
- the rmuC gene encoding DNA recombination protein RmuC produces the protein MALGWLLVRHRCLPRLTALQVENTALSEQNRLNANDIEEQKAIVNTLRTELTRLWDEFLDITRQNAAATGRLDRLASLESALADRDSKIESLQTLIADLKTRQAELTVNLENQRQVFDEKTALLKDLRNGLSETHKALSTDALRQNNQAFLELAQATFSKYLETAKTDFSSREKAVKDTIQPIKEALDRYDRQIQEMERSRENAYGGLARQVESLIQTQEILQKETGKLVNALRVPHVRGRWGEITLKRVAEMAGMQNHCDFFEQTSTQTDNGLLRPDMIVHLPGKRNIIIDAKVPLSAYLEAIEAETESEKEIKLNNHARQVAVHIKKLSQKAYWAQFEATPEFVVLFIPGENFFAAALAHNPQLIEWGVRDGVVLATPTTLISLLKTVAYGWQQEKMAENARKISVLGTELFERLSTMSRHINNLGRDIERSAKSYNQVVGSLERRVFSSARKFKALGVSSRDDHPPIIATPVDSNTRRIQLDDDK, from the coding sequence ATGGCACTGGGCTGGCTGCTGGTTCGTCACCGATGCCTTCCCCGCCTGACGGCTTTACAGGTCGAAAACACGGCTTTGAGCGAGCAGAACCGCCTCAACGCCAACGATATTGAGGAGCAAAAGGCCATCGTCAATACCCTCCGGACCGAATTGACCCGCCTGTGGGATGAATTTCTGGACATAACGCGGCAGAATGCCGCGGCAACCGGCCGGCTGGACCGACTGGCCAGCCTCGAGTCCGCACTGGCAGACAGGGACAGCAAGATCGAAAGCCTGCAAACCCTCATTGCCGACCTCAAAACGCGCCAGGCCGAATTGACAGTCAACCTGGAAAACCAGCGGCAAGTCTTCGATGAAAAAACAGCCCTGCTGAAAGACCTTCGCAACGGACTTTCCGAAACCCATAAAGCCCTCTCCACTGACGCCCTCCGGCAGAACAATCAAGCCTTTCTCGAATTGGCCCAGGCCACATTTTCCAAGTATCTGGAAACAGCCAAGACCGATTTCAGCTCGCGCGAAAAGGCGGTCAAGGATACGATCCAACCCATCAAAGAAGCCCTCGATCGTTATGACCGGCAGATTCAGGAGATGGAAAGATCTCGTGAAAATGCCTATGGCGGCCTTGCGCGACAGGTCGAATCCCTGATTCAGACGCAGGAAATCCTGCAGAAAGAAACCGGAAAACTGGTCAACGCCCTGCGGGTCCCCCACGTGCGCGGCCGCTGGGGCGAAATCACATTGAAACGGGTGGCCGAAATGGCCGGTATGCAGAACCACTGCGATTTCTTCGAACAAACATCCACCCAAACGGATAACGGGCTCCTGCGACCGGATATGATTGTCCACCTGCCCGGAAAGCGTAACATCATCATCGATGCCAAGGTGCCCCTGTCCGCCTATTTGGAGGCCATCGAAGCAGAAACCGAATCAGAAAAAGAAATAAAACTGAACAACCATGCCCGCCAGGTGGCCGTCCACATCAAGAAACTGTCCCAGAAGGCGTATTGGGCTCAGTTCGAAGCCACCCCCGAGTTCGTGGTTCTGTTCATTCCCGGTGAAAACTTCTTTGCCGCCGCCCTTGCCCACAACCCGCAGCTCATCGAGTGGGGGGTCAGGGACGGGGTTGTCCTGGCGACGCCGACGACGTTGATATCGCTATTAAAAACGGTTGCCTACGGCTGGCAGCAGGAAAAAATGGCTGAAAATGCCCGCAAGATCAGCGTACTCGGCACGGAGTTGTTTGAGCGTCTGTCCACCATGAGCCGCCATATCAACAACCTGGGTCGTGACATCGAACGCAGTGCCAAAAGCTACAACCAGGTTGTCGGGTCACTGGAAAGGCGCGTTTTCTCATCTGCACGCAAATTCAAAGCCTTGGGGGTGTCATCCCGGGACGACCACCCTCCCATAATTGCAACGCCTGTGGACTCAAACACACGCAGGATCCAACTGGACGACGACAAATGA
- a CDS encoding GntR family transcriptional regulator encodes MNTNRQAALNHHQLLRTQIYEYLREALRTGSIRPGMFISINQMVKELDMSRTPLRDALLQLQTEGFVTFLPQRGIRINALTEKDLEDIYEMLGALDSRVLMSIGHKVGAMEIARMKKINERMLEVIDEQHYNRYFKLNRDFHNVYLDFSDNGPLLNQVNILRQRLFEFGDRGEWRRKVLQPNYTEHLTMIDLIEKKNYRGAADFMRDVHCSMNW; translated from the coding sequence ATGAACACGAATCGTCAAGCCGCTCTTAACCACCATCAGTTGTTAAGGACTCAGATTTACGAGTACCTGCGCGAGGCGCTGCGTACGGGCAGCATAAGGCCTGGTATGTTCATCAGCATCAACCAGATGGTCAAAGAATTGGACATGAGCCGGACACCCTTGAGAGATGCCCTGCTTCAGCTGCAGACCGAGGGGTTTGTCACCTTCCTGCCCCAGCGTGGCATTCGCATCAATGCGCTGACTGAAAAAGATCTGGAGGATATTTATGAAATGCTAGGAGCCCTGGATTCAAGGGTACTGATGTCGATCGGTCATAAAGTGGGTGCCATGGAGATCGCCCGGATGAAAAAGATCAACGAACGCATGCTTGAGGTTATCGATGAACAGCACTACAATCGCTATTTCAAGTTGAATCGGGATTTTCACAATGTATACCTGGATTTTTCGGACAACGGCCCGCTTCTCAATCAGGTCAATATTTTGAGACAGCGGTTGTTCGAATTCGGAGACAGGGGTGAATGGCGCAGAAAAGTATTGCAGCCTAACTATACCGAACACCTGACCATGATTGATCTGATCGAAAAGAAAAATTACAGGGGCGCGGCTGACTTCATGCGTGACGTGCATTGCTCCATGAACTGGTAA
- a CDS encoding MltA domain-containing protein, whose protein sequence is MNPTATRTRTHMRVASLIIMLMTLFLATGCGLLKKPEITGKTSLERLRITQYPQFDDSLDYSGLIDGIDGSLEYLNRVPETREFYVGRDIYTAAHLKKSLQHFRDRLADSPGRETLNRFIRDDYIVYQSVGRDGRGEMLFTGYYEPTIAGSLTKLPEYPYPVYARPKDLTTIDLSLFGDEFKGKQIVGRYTGESVVPYYPRSEIDHTGILDDRCDILAWVRDPVDLFFLQIQGSGKIMLAQGGHLNVHYHVVNGHPYRSIGRMLIDEGKITKEEMSMQKIRSYLKEHPGEVDRVLNYNPSYVFFKLEEEGPVGFLQVKLTPVRSIALDRRLFPPAALAFIETERPELDHYGEIFEWRDLKAFVLNQDTGGAIRGPGRADLFWGNGHYAEVAAGYMQHPGRLYFLVLKPDIE, encoded by the coding sequence ATGAACCCGACCGCCACACGCACTCGAACCCACATGCGGGTTGCTTCCCTCATAATCATGCTGATGACGCTTTTTCTTGCAACCGGCTGCGGGCTTCTGAAAAAGCCTGAAATCACAGGAAAAACATCTCTTGAAAGGCTGAGAATCACCCAGTATCCTCAATTTGACGACAGCCTTGATTACAGTGGGCTGATCGACGGCATCGACGGGAGTCTCGAATATTTGAACAGGGTTCCGGAAACCAGGGAATTTTATGTCGGCAGGGACATATACACGGCCGCACACCTTAAAAAATCCCTGCAGCATTTCCGGGATCGACTCGCCGATTCCCCTGGCCGAGAGACCTTGAATCGATTCATCAGGGATGATTACATCGTGTACCAATCCGTCGGCCGTGACGGCCGGGGAGAGATGCTGTTTACCGGTTACTATGAACCCACTATCGCCGGCAGTCTCACCAAGCTACCTGAGTATCCTTACCCGGTTTATGCCCGGCCTAAAGACCTCACGACCATCGACCTTTCCCTGTTCGGAGACGAATTCAAAGGAAAACAAATTGTCGGCCGTTATACCGGGGAGTCCGTCGTGCCCTACTACCCGCGCAGCGAGATAGACCATACCGGCATTCTCGACGACCGCTGTGATATTCTGGCCTGGGTCAGGGATCCTGTCGACCTGTTTTTTCTGCAGATACAAGGCTCCGGAAAAATAATGCTGGCACAGGGGGGCCACCTGAACGTTCACTATCACGTGGTAAACGGACACCCCTACCGCAGCATCGGCAGGATGCTGATCGATGAAGGCAAAATTACCAAAGAAGAGATGTCCATGCAGAAGATCCGGTCCTACCTCAAAGAACACCCAGGGGAAGTGGACCGGGTGCTCAACTACAATCCGAGCTACGTCTTTTTCAAACTGGAAGAGGAGGGGCCCGTCGGGTTTCTGCAGGTGAAATTGACGCCTGTGCGTTCCATCGCCCTGGACCGAAGACTGTTCCCCCCTGCGGCCCTGGCCTTCATCGAAACCGAAAGACCCGAACTTGACCACTACGGCGAAATCTTCGAGTGGCGGGACCTGAAGGCTTTCGTCCTCAACCAGGATACCGGCGGCGCCATCAGAGGGCCCGGACGGGCGGATCTCTTCTGGGGCAACGGTCATTATGCCGAAGTGGCGGCCGGTTACATGCAGCACCCCGGCAGACTATATTTCCTCGTTTTGAAGCCGGACATCGAATGA
- the tatB gene encoding Sec-independent protein translocase protein TatB, which translates to MFGIGMPEMILILAVALIVIGPKKLPDLAKSLGRAMGEFKKATNDLKQSMEADTGLSDVKETIDDINKDIKESVSFDKIEDDRPSSPPFHHSAIDQDDNADADGHPADAKTAEGPANGEGFKERKSTPEAMADLKNAFDGMNAASDEAPPSGGTDHTNAEPASEKTEEGTSYDERG; encoded by the coding sequence ATGTTCGGTATCGGTATGCCGGAAATGATATTGATTCTAGCGGTGGCCCTGATCGTGATCGGTCCTAAAAAACTGCCGGATCTTGCCAAATCCTTGGGGCGCGCCATGGGGGAGTTCAAGAAGGCCACCAATGACCTCAAACAATCCATGGAGGCTGATACGGGACTGTCAGACGTCAAGGAAACCATAGACGACATCAACAAAGACATCAAAGAATCCGTAAGCTTTGACAAGATAGAAGACGACCGGCCGTCATCACCGCCTTTCCATCACTCCGCCATAGACCAGGACGACAACGCCGACGCCGATGGGCATCCTGCCGATGCCAAAACGGCTGAAGGTCCGGCGAACGGTGAGGGGTTCAAGGAAAGAAAAAGCACGCCCGAAGCGATGGCCGATCTGAAGAATGCCTTCGATGGCATGAATGCAGCCAGCGACGAGGCGCCCCCTTCTGGCGGAACCGATCACACCAACGCAGAGCCGGCATCTGAAAAAACGGAAGAGGGGACATCCTACGATGAAAGAGGATGA
- a CDS encoding ABC transporter substrate-binding protein, which yields MKQMMKCMVLVLAFSFLVVPAGAAEKNMVFSSPYGITTLDPSVSYSTELTYMANIYETLLRVNPPGSKEMFSYVLATGYSVSNDGMQYTFNLRKGVKFHDGTPFKAEAVKFSIERTRKIGKGAAFIWGDLKEIQIVDDYTVKMILDAPAPLPAIAASAYASYIMSPAVGEKGAEWFNQGNDAGTGPYTLANYKDGESWILKKFDGYWGGWSGNHVENVLVKYTKDALVQLQMLQSNEAMLVGRIPIDSYAKVRQDSNTKVVDGPSYSNYMAFFNTTRSPLDNQKVRKALAHAMPYDAIIEVGFDGKATQARGPVPQGQFGYSERVFQYDYDLEKAKKLLAQAGFPNGGFKLTLTYAAENVQEKRFAPLIQNEFKKLGVEVEIKGIAWSQQWAMAKGDPKEAQDIFLLLWWPTYSDPYETLYSLLHNEKGKPVWNLAYYVNPAYDKLIREAYEVTGSDPEKALDLYVEAQNLVQKDAPVAWLVDVQGNWPMNKKLQGFTINPAYPNVPFFYGLSIE from the coding sequence ATGAAACAGATGATGAAGTGTATGGTTCTTGTTCTCGCCTTCAGCTTCTTGGTTGTGCCGGCGGGCGCTGCAGAGAAGAACATGGTATTTTCTTCGCCCTATGGGATTACAACCCTGGATCCCAGTGTTTCCTATTCAACGGAGCTGACCTACATGGCCAACATTTACGAGACCCTGCTCAGGGTCAATCCGCCGGGCAGTAAGGAAATGTTCAGTTATGTTCTGGCAACCGGATACTCCGTGTCCAACGATGGGATGCAATACACCTTTAATTTAAGAAAAGGGGTTAAATTTCATGATGGTACCCCGTTTAAGGCCGAGGCGGTCAAGTTTTCCATCGAACGCACCAGGAAAATAGGAAAAGGAGCTGCTTTTATCTGGGGTGACCTGAAAGAGATCCAGATTGTCGATGACTACACCGTAAAGATGATTTTGGATGCGCCGGCACCGCTGCCAGCGATAGCCGCGTCCGCCTATGCCTCCTACATCATGAGCCCCGCGGTGGGCGAAAAGGGCGCGGAGTGGTTCAACCAGGGCAATGACGCAGGAACAGGTCCCTACACCCTGGCAAACTACAAAGACGGCGAAAGCTGGATCCTGAAAAAATTTGACGGCTACTGGGGCGGCTGGAGCGGCAACCATGTGGAGAATGTTCTTGTAAAATACACCAAAGATGCACTGGTGCAACTGCAGATGCTACAGTCCAACGAGGCCATGCTGGTGGGCAGAATTCCCATCGACAGCTATGCCAAGGTAAGGCAAGACAGCAACACAAAGGTGGTGGACGGACCGAGTTATTCCAACTACATGGCCTTTTTCAATACCACGCGTTCGCCCCTGGACAACCAGAAAGTCAGGAAGGCTCTGGCCCATGCCATGCCTTATGATGCCATTATCGAGGTTGGTTTTGACGGCAAGGCCACGCAGGCAAGGGGCCCCGTACCGCAGGGCCAGTTCGGCTATTCGGAAAGGGTCTTCCAGTATGACTATGATCTGGAAAAAGCCAAGAAGTTGCTGGCCCAGGCCGGATTTCCCAATGGCGGCTTCAAGCTGACCCTGACCTATGCCGCAGAAAATGTGCAGGAAAAGCGTTTCGCTCCCTTGATTCAGAATGAATTCAAGAAACTGGGTGTCGAGGTGGAGATCAAGGGAATCGCCTGGTCGCAGCAATGGGCTATGGCCAAAGGGGACCCCAAGGAGGCTCAGGACATTTTCCTACTGCTGTGGTGGCCGACGTACAGCGACCCCTATGAAACCCTCTATTCTTTGCTGCACAACGAGAAGGGCAAACCGGTTTGGAACCTGGCGTACTATGTCAATCCCGCCTACGACAAGCTGATCCGTGAGGCCTATGAAGTGACCGGCAGTGATCCCGAAAAAGCCCTGGATTTGTACGTCGAGGCCCAGAACCTGGTGCAGAAGGATGCGCCGGTGGCCTGGCTAGTGGATGTCCAGGGGAACTGGCCCATGAACAAAAAGCTGCAGGGATTTACGATCAATCCCGCCTATCCCAATGTGCCCTTCTTTTATGGTTTGTCCATAGAATAA
- a CDS encoding molybdenum cofactor biosynthesis protein MoaB, with protein MSTAEHKATAPKKLKVGILSVSSTRTLKEDKSGHWIAKQSAKEGHDVVHHQVVPDKSYVIADVVNKWNESGAVHAILVTGGTGISEKDVTIEAVRPLLDKELTAFAALFAQLSYEEIDSAAIMSRAVAGTVGKTAIFCMPGSLKACKLACNALIFPELGHIVRHVYIG; from the coding sequence ATGAGCACGGCTGAACATAAAGCCACCGCACCTAAAAAGTTGAAGGTCGGCATCTTGTCCGTATCATCCACGCGCACATTGAAGGAAGATAAAAGCGGCCACTGGATCGCGAAACAATCCGCTAAGGAGGGCCATGATGTGGTCCACCACCAGGTGGTTCCGGATAAAAGTTATGTGATCGCAGACGTTGTCAATAAATGGAATGAATCGGGGGCGGTCCACGCCATTCTGGTAACAGGTGGTACCGGGATCAGTGAAAAAGATGTCACCATCGAAGCTGTCAGACCCCTTTTAGACAAGGAATTGACGGCGTTTGCCGCTTTGTTCGCCCAGCTCAGCTACGAGGAAATCGACTCGGCAGCCATCATGTCGCGCGCCGTCGCCGGAACGGTGGGAAAAACGGCGATTTTCTGCATGCCCGGGAGCCTCAAAGCCTGCAAGCTTGCCTGCAACGCCCTGATTTTTCCCGAGTTGGGCCACATCGTCAGGCACGTATACATTGGATAA
- the moaC gene encoding cyclic pyranopterin monophosphate synthase MoaC: MSEFSHIDGNGRVRMVDVTPKASTDRTAVAQGFVSMTVETFRAIRDQQVKKGNVLETARIAGIMAAKKTAELIPMCHPLNITHAQIDFFWDQDEPVIRIESRVRIHHQTGVEMEALTAVSIAALTIYDMCKSFDKQMTISGISLLKKTGGKSGTFIRTTPE; this comes from the coding sequence ATGTCCGAGTTTTCTCACATCGACGGAAACGGGCGGGTGAGGATGGTGGATGTTACCCCCAAGGCTTCCACGGACCGTACGGCTGTTGCCCAGGGTTTTGTCTCCATGACCGTCGAAACGTTTCGTGCCATCCGGGATCAGCAGGTTAAAAAGGGCAATGTGTTGGAGACGGCCCGGATTGCCGGCATCATGGCCGCCAAAAAAACAGCCGAATTGATTCCGATGTGCCACCCGCTCAACATCACCCACGCACAGATCGATTTTTTTTGGGATCAGGACGAGCCTGTGATTCGCATCGAAAGCCGTGTCCGCATTCATCACCAGACAGGCGTGGAAATGGAAGCGCTGACGGCTGTCTCCATCGCCGCCTTGACGATTTATGACATGTGCAAATCTTTCGACAAACAGATGACCATTTCGGGAATATCCCTCCTGAAAAAAACGGGTGGAAAAAGCGGAACCTTCATTCGTACCACACCGGAATAA
- the tatC gene encoding twin-arginine translocase subunit TatC — MKEDEKLPFTVHLEELRRRLITCFIAVAIGFVGSYAFKEKLFDILTAPLISVMKPGETLIYTNLPEAFFTFLKAALISGIMLASPIIIYEFWMFIAPGLYNKEKRMLIPVVILSTFFFVGGSLFGYFIVFPFGFKFFLGFASETIRPLPSMKEYLSFSSKLLLAFGLVFELPLVITFLAKLGIVSVDFLKKNRKYAILLFFAGAAILTPPDVVTQVMMAMPMMLLYEISIVGARIFGKKKPVPETEEET, encoded by the coding sequence ATGAAAGAGGATGAAAAGCTCCCTTTTACCGTACATCTGGAGGAACTGAGACGCCGGCTTATCACCTGTTTCATCGCGGTCGCCATCGGTTTTGTGGGCTCGTACGCTTTCAAGGAAAAACTGTTCGACATTCTCACCGCTCCGCTGATCTCGGTGATGAAGCCCGGTGAAACCCTGATTTACACCAACTTACCCGAAGCCTTTTTCACCTTTTTAAAAGCGGCCCTGATATCGGGCATCATGCTTGCGTCCCCCATCATCATCTATGAGTTCTGGATGTTCATCGCCCCGGGACTCTATAACAAAGAAAAGCGCATGCTGATACCGGTGGTCATCCTTTCCACCTTTTTTTTCGTGGGCGGCTCCCTGTTCGGCTATTTTATCGTTTTCCCCTTCGGATTTAAATTCTTTCTGGGTTTTGCCTCGGAAACGATCCGCCCGTTGCCCTCCATGAAAGAGTATCTCAGTTTTTCCTCCAAGCTCCTTCTGGCCTTCGGCCTGGTTTTTGAACTACCGCTGGTAATCACCTTCCTGGCAAAACTGGGAATTGTGTCTGTTGACTTTTTAAAGAAAAATCGAAAATATGCCATCCTTCTGTTCTTCGCAGGGGCCGCCATCCTGACCCCACCCGATGTGGTAACCCAGGTCATGATGGCCATGCCCATGATGCTGCTCTACGAAATCAGCATCGTCGGCGCCAGGATTTTCGGTAAAAAGAAACCTGTTCCGGAGACCGAAGAGGAGACCTGA